The following coding sequences are from one Mauremys reevesii isolate NIE-2019 unplaced genomic scaffold, ASM1616193v1 Contig63, whole genome shotgun sequence window:
- the LOC120394514 gene encoding olfactory receptor 51G2-like yields MSAVNDTKFNSAVFLLTGIPGQEDVHLWISIPFCLMYVISIVGNSVILFIIKTDPSLHEPMYIFLSMLGITDLGLLIATMPTILGIFLFNSREISSDACFAQLFFIQSFQCIESSVLLLMAFDRFIAIHDPLRYSFILTLPRIAKMGLVCVLRGVAVMLPLPLLLKRFRYCRVNVLSHSYCMDQEVMMMACSDIRVYSIYGLFITVITVVLDSLLIFLSYVMILKTVLSIASHTEFIRALNTCVSHLCAVLLFYTPEFSLTLIHRYWNGSFPLLQIVLGYVYLLVPPLMNPIVYSVKSKHLRSRIIRVFVK; encoded by the coding sequence atgtcagctgtcaatgacaccaaattcaattctgcagtgttccttctcactgggatacctgggcaggaagacgtccatctctggatctctatccccttctgcttaatgtatgttatttcaatagtaggaaattcagttattctgttcattataaaaacagatccaagccttcatgagcccatgtacattttcctttccatgttgggtatcacagaccttggcttattgATAGCCACCATGCCAACGATACTGGGCATATTCTTGTTTAACTCTAGAGAGATCAGCTCTGATGCCTGTTTTGCCCAGTTGTTCTTTATCCAGTCATTTCAATGCATTGAATCCTCCGTGCTCctgttgatggcctttgaccgcttcatTGCGATCCATGACCCGCTGAGATATTCTTTCATCTTAACCCTACCgagaatagccaagatgggactggtgtgtgtgcTAAGAGGGGTGGCCGTAATGCTCCCACTCCCCCTTCTCCTGAAACGGTTCAGATATTGTCGAGtgaatgtcctctcccattcctactgcatGGACCAAGAGGTCATGATGATGGCTTGTTCGGATATCAGAGTCTACAGCATCTATGGCTTGTTTATTACAGTCATAACGGTGGTGTTGGACTCGCTGCTCATTTTCCTCTCatatgtgatgatcctcaaaacagtgctgagcattGCGTCCCACACAGAGTTCATcagggccctgaacacctgcgtctcccacctctgtgccgtCCTCCTCTTCTACACGCCAGAGTTCAGCCTGACTTTGATACACAGATACTGGAATGGCTCTTTTCCCTTGCTTCAGATTGTCCTGGGCTACGTCTACCTTCTGGTTCCTCCTCTGATGAACCCAATCGTGTACagtgtgaaaagcaaacaccttcgttCGAGGATAATCAGGGTGTTCGTGAAGTGA